The Punica granatum isolate Tunisia-2019 chromosome 4, ASM765513v2, whole genome shotgun sequence genome has a window encoding:
- the LOC116204191 gene encoding protein ALP1-like, with protein sequence MPRHGNSRRNETQPSYEEDYDNELTWIYLALENAAAEQHVPRNIPCRTSTLQGRHYIEEVLPNDTRCFENFRMNPHVFHNLCDTLRANCGIRNTRKGTTVEEMVGMFLMVVAHSTRLFVVAERFQHSKETVSRLIKVIVRGIHSLPPTYIRRRNVDVQLEIQRCRKWYPFFKNCIGAIDGTHVAATIPSSVRGAYRDRNNEIMQNILAACSHDMMFTHVVTGWEGSAHDSRILSDAATLQTFPAPYGEQYYVVDARYPNIPGYMAPYKGQRYHRSDFNDDTPPTTKKELFNQRHASVRNVIERCFGVLKSRFAILRSISNYRPSMEMHGNITMNSEILLI encoded by the exons ATGCCAAGACATGGTAATTCACGGCGAAATGAAACTCAACCAAGTTATGAAGAAGATTACGACAATGAGCTTACGTGGATTTATCTGGCCCTTGAGAATGCAGCGGCCGAACAACATGTCCCGCGCAACATTCCTTGTAGAACCTCAACGCTACAAGGTAGACATTACATAGAGGAAGTTCTTCCCAATGACACAAGGTGTTTCGAGAATTTCAGGATGAACCCTCACGTATTTCATAACTTGTGCGATACGCTAAGGGCAAACTGTGGAATCAGAAATACCAGGAAAGGTACAACCGTCGAGGAAATGGTCGGCATGTTCTTAATGGTTGTTGCACATAGTACGCGATTGTTTGTGGTTGCCGAACGCTTTCAGCATTCTAAGGAGACGGTGTCACGGCTCATCAAGGTAATAGTTAGAGGAATTCATTCATTGCCACCAACGTACATAAGACGGAGGAACGTTGACGTGCAGCTTGAAATTCAGAGATGCCGAAAATGGTACCCATTCTTTAAG AATTGCATTGGAGCAATCGATGGAACACACGTGGCGGCTACTATTCCTTCATCGGTGAGAGGCGCGTATCGCGATCGAAATAACGAGATTATGCAAAATATTCTCGCCGCTTGTTCGCATGACATGATGTTCACACATGTCGTGACTGGATGGGAGGGTTCGGCTCACGACTCAAGAATTTTGTCCGATGCCGCTACATTGCAGACATTCCCCGCTCCATATGGTG aacaatattatgtagTTGATGCGAGATACCCCAATATTCCCGGTTATATGGCTCCTTACAAAGGGCAGAGGTACCACCGCAGTGACTTTAATGACGACACCCCACCAACGACGAAGAAAGAGTTATTCAATCAGCGGCACGCATCCGTTCGTAATGTTATCGAGCGGTGTTTTGGGGTGCTGAAGAGCAGATTTGCCATACTGCGGTCAATATCAAATTACCGCCCG agcatggaaatgcatggcAATATTACAATGAATTCCGAAATCCTCCTCATCTAA
- the LOC116205214 gene encoding pentatricopeptide repeat-containing protein At2g15630, mitochondrial, producing MKPHNLKLLASQNLKSLLPGAHRRRQFSPQFSSSASQLETQGLANEITPKVLLSSVRSSQWHFIEQLAPQLTPSLISTTLSCLHKTPELALDFLSRINPQCLPDAKTLCLGAAIASRIPSPKPALQLLNRIVSSSALPVKEVFDELAVCHAQLGSKSSIVFDFLIRACCDLKRADEAMECFYMMKEKGFLPKIETCNSLLSLFLRLNRTGSAWVLYAEMFRLRIGSTVYTYNIMINVLCKEGKLKKAKEFVGTMECLGIKPNVVTYNTLIHGYCVNRRVEGALLIFNTMKCKRIEPDAYSFGSIIAGMCKVGRLEEASGFLGKMFEAELIPTAVTYNALIDGYCNKGDLQTAFRYRDEMVKKGIKPTASTFNLLIHAIFMEGKMSEADNLIKEMEEQGVLPDAITYNILINGYCRCGNASKAFKLRDEMLGKGIQPTRVTYTSLIYVLGKRDRMKEADELFKRVRKDGIAPDLVMFNALIDGHCATGGVERAFSLLEEMDEMKISPDEVTYNTLMQGLCRDGKVEEARGLIDVMKGRGIKPDFVSYNTLISAYSKRGDMKEAFRTRDEMLNIGFNPTLLTYNALIQGLCKSGEGVRAEELLKEMVSKEITPNDSTYISLIEGMKQDDDTEGNS from the coding sequence ATGAAACCCCACAACCTCAAGCTCCTTGCCTCCCAAAACCTCAAGTCCCTCTTACCAGGAGCCCACCGCCGCCGGCAGTTCTCCCCCCAGTTCTCTTCCTCCGCCTCACAGCTCGAAACCCAAGGCCTGGCCAACGAGATCACTCCCAAGGTGCTCCTGAGCTCGGTCCGGTCCTCTCAGTGGCATTTCATCGAACAGCTCGCGCCACAGCTCACTCCCTCCCTCATCTCCACCACCCTCTCGTGCCTCCACAAGACCCCCGAGCTCGCGCTCGACTTTCTATCCCGCATCAACCCCCAATGCCTCCCGGATGCCAAGACTCTCTGCCTTGGCGCAGCAATAGCCTCCCGCATCCCGTCCCCGAAGCCAGCATTGCAACTCCTGAACCGGATCGTTAGCAGCAGTGCTCTCCCGGTGAAAGAAGTATTCGACGAGCTGGCGGTGTGCCATGCTCAATTGGGCTCGAAAAGTAGCATCGTCTTCGATTTTCTTATACGGGCTTGCTGCGACCTGAAGAGGGCTGATGAGGCAATGGAGTGCTTCTACATGATGAAAGAGAAGGGCTTCTTGCCCAAGATTGAGACTTGCAACAGTCTGCTCAGTTTGTTCCTTAGGTTGAATAGGACTGGGTCGGCGTGGGTTCTGTATGCTGAGATGTTCCGGTTGAGGATTGGTTCGACCGTCTATACTTACAATATAATGATCAATGTGCTGTGCAAGGAGGGGAAGTTGAAGAAGGCCAAAGAGTTTGTCGGTACCATGGAGTGTTTGGGCATTAAGCCCAACGTTGTCACGTATAATACACTTATCCACGGGTATTGCGTGAACAGGAGGGTCGAAGGAGCTCTGTTGATTTTTAATACAATGAAGTGTAAACGGATTGAACCTGATGCATATTCATTTGGATCAATTATTGCCGGGATGTGCAAGGTGGGAAGGCTTGAGGAGGCGTCAGGCTTTCTCGGTAAAATGTTTGAAGCTGAGTTGATTCCTACTGCTGTGACATATAATGCCTTGATTGATGGGTATTGTAATAAAGGCGACCTGCAGACAGCTTTTAGATATCGGGATGAGATGGTGAAGAAGGGCATCAAACCGACTGCTTCTACCTTCAATTTATTGATCCATGCCATATTCATGGAAGGAAAAATGAGCGAAGCTGATAATCTGATAAAGGAGATGGAAGAACAGGGGGTGCTCCCTGATGCCATCACATATAATATCTTGATCAATGGGTACTGCAGGTGTGGGAATGCATCGAAAGCCTTTAAGCTCCGAGACGAGATGTTAGGCAAAGGAATTCAGCCCACGCGAGTAACTTATACATCCCTTATTTACGTTTTGGGAAAACGTGACAGAATGAAAGAAGCCGATGAATTGTTCAAGAGAGTTAGAAAAGATGGAATTGCCCCTGATCTTGTGATGTTTAATGCTCTAATTGATGGCCATTGTGCCACCGGAGGAGTGGAGCGAGCTTTCTCACTTTTGGAGGAGATGGACGAGATGAAGATTTCTCCTGATGAAGTGACCTACAATACCCTTATGCAAGGACTCTGCAGGGACGGGAAAGTTGAGGAAGCTCGTGGGCTTATTGATGTGATGAAGGGAAGGGGAATAAAGCCTGATTTTGTCAGTTACAACACCCTTATAAGTGCTTATAGCAAGCGAGGAGATATGAAGGAAGCCTTCAGAACTCGGGATGAGATGTTGAATATCGGCTTCAATCCCACACTACTCACTTACAATGCACTGATTCAAGGACTGTGCAAGAGTGGTGAAGGGGTTCGTGCTGAGGAGCTCCTAAAGGAAATGGTTAGCAAAGAGATTACTCCCAATGACAGCACCTACATTTCGTTGATAGAGGGAATGAAGCAAGATGATGACACTGAAGGGAACAGCTGA
- the LOC116205216 gene encoding transmembrane protein 45B, producing the protein MGTFVGHLIPGFAVALLGLWHILNMAQAFFHKGPDNFKARFSYPLNIPFLNLRNLDLVLILSLSILAIITQVLDFPIVKLEFRLDNFEHATMFLHLLVYSGYALFAELTQTAESLYGVIAVLASSVFGQELFLLHFHSTDHVGIEGQYHWLLQLIVLVSFLSAITVTLSPTSFPASLVLAVSVVFQGLWFINMGFMLWVPKLVPNGCALHLGLPAHHGEPTVVCASKDADSRARALANLQFSWILSTVLVLTGILCLKLASSKGTTGKRSAEYQKLQNGSGGDLGLTLSIRSFKPDHSLGV; encoded by the coding sequence ATGGGAACTTTTGTGGGACATTTAATCCCGGGGTTTGCCGTAGCACTTCTCGGTCTATGGCACATTCTCAACATGGCCCAAGCCTTCTTCCACAAAGGCCCTGATAACTTCAAGGCAAGATTCTCATACCCCTTGAATATCCCCTTCCTCAATCTGCGGAACCTCGATCTTGTCCTCATCCTATCCTTATCCATCCTCGCGATCATCACCCAAGTCCTGGACTTCCCGATTGTCAAGTTGGAATTTAGGCTCGATAACTTCGAGCATGCGACTATGTTCCTTCACCTTCTAGTGTATTCAGGATACGCCCTCTTCGCAGAACTGACCCAGACAGCAGAGAGTCTCTATGGGGTTATCGCAGTTCTTGCAAGTTCAGTGTTTGGCCAAGAGCTCTTCCTCCTCCACTTCCACTCGACTGATCACGTCGGGATTGAAGGGCAATATCACTGGCTCCTGCAGCTCATTGTACTAGTCTCATTCCTCTCGGCTATAACTGTAACTCTATCCCCCACAAGCTTTCCCGCCTCTCTCGTCCTTGCAGTCTCCGTGGTCTTCCAAGGGCTTTGGTTCATAAACATGGGATTCATGCTGTGGGTCCCCAAGCTGGTCCCAAACGGCTGTGCCCTACATTTAGGCCTGCCTGCGCATCACGGGGAGCCAACTGTTGTCTGTGCATCCAAGGATGCAGACTCGAGGGCGCGGGCCCTTGCCAACTTGCAGTTCAGTTGGATACTATCTACTGTGCTGGTGCTCACTGGGATCCTCTGCCTGAAGCTAGCCAGCAGCAAGGGAACTACTGGAAAAAGGTCAGCCGAGTATCAAAAGCTTCAGAACGGGAGCGGAGGAGATTTGGGTCTGACCCTATCAATCAGGAGCTTCAAACCAGATCACTCCTTGGGCGTATAG
- the LOC116205217 gene encoding uncharacterized protein LOC116205217 produces MAAAAAMTASATAFTATRMPKARVVRHIGGLNSFGGLKAHNCVASLGVSVSTQQSFANFVSSLRSSYGKAGKGGALGSTCNAAGEIFRIAAIMNGLVLIGVAVGFVLLRIEASVEEAE; encoded by the coding sequence ATggcggcagcagcagcaatGACAGCCTCAGCCACGGCCTTCACTGCCACCCGGATGCCCAAGGCCCGGGTGGTCCGCCACATCGGCGGGCTGAACTCGTTCGGTGGGCTTAAGGCCCACAACTGCGTGGCCTCCCTGGGGGTCTCGGTATCCACCCAGCAATCGTTCGCCAACTTCGTGAGCTCGCTGAGGTCATCCTACGGCAAGGCGGGCAAGGGTGGGGCTCTGGGCTCGACCTGCAATGCTGCTGGGGAAATCTTCAGGATCGCTGCCATAATGAACGGGCTCGTGCTTATCGGGGTAGCAGTAGGGTTCGTGCTCCTCAGGATTGAAGCTTCCGTTGAAGAGGCTGAATAA